The nucleotide window CCAGGGAGCGAGACTACGAGTGGCCGACGGCCGAGTCGTCCCAAAAGATCATCAGCCATGATGCAAAGGACCTGGTCGCCACCATGCTCCAGGACGCCGATATGCGACCCGACCCGGACGTCATAGTCCAGCATCCCTTCTTCATCTCGGGGTACATGCCAACCGAAAGCGACATGAgcctgcggctgcgcgaAGTACCGCCCGAGCGCGAGGAGTTCTACGCTACGCGCATGAGCACCTCGATGCAGGCACAGTCGTACCGCAACCTAAAGAACATGTGCCGGGAGTGCTGCGTGGGCCCCTGGACTCCGGTGCAGGTCATCCACACGCAGGTCTGGAAGGagatggcggccgaggagaaggccGGGATGACTCCAATGATCCCCTTGGCCGAGAACCTGGTATACCGGCCCTTTGACGACTGGCTcagagagcagcagcagcgtcgtgccaagagctcgtcgtccatcaTGTCGTACTCGTCGCAATCTGCTTCATCGTCAGATGACCAGCTGGCCAGCACGTCAAGACCTCCCACGGGATTGCTccgacagccgccgcagagctttgccgcccagcagcgagCACAGAGCAGACCCGCTGCGTCTACCGTCGCCAAGTCCAACCCCCCTGTCGACCCCATGCTCAGCGCCTCCCAGAGCATGCGAACGCGATCTCGACAGGATGTGATGCGCGACATGGCTTCCAGAGAAGCACCTGAGGCAACTGGCACTATGAAGAGCATGCGTGGATCCACGCGCCCGCAGCTCCCTGCAACGAGATCCGCTCCCAGTCTACAGGTCGCTGAGAGAGCGGCGACCCTTACCTCGGAGCGGCCGTCCCTGCACACGCGCCAGAAGTCGGACTCGATTCGGACTGCGTCTCTGTTTGGTCCGACGGAAAGACCGCAAGAGGTCTCTGGCACGCAGCCTGATGTCATTCTGGATCGATTGAAACGACTGCAGACGGAGCTTGAGAGGGCTCTCAACGCGCGGACAATGGCTATTGTCTCGTCCAAGACGGTCACGCCGCCTCACCCacatgtcgtcgtcaagtGGGTCGACTACACAAACAAGTTCGGTCTCGGCTACATTCTCAACGATGGAAGCGTTGGATGCATCTTGCGCGACATCCCCACGACCGAAGGGAGCAAGACGGCGATactgccgccggccggagTCTTCATCCGCGGAGCTGAAAAGCACATCCTTCGCCGGCAAGACGAAACGTACCTCGACCGAAACCAGCCTATCCCGATGAACCAGTCCATCAAATTCTTTGAGAACAACGGGGAGAGTGGTCTGGCCGAGGTTTCGGTGTCTCCAGAGCATTTCAGAGTCGCGATCAACGAAGACGGTACCGCAGGCAAGATGAACCCCGGAAAGGACATCTTCCAACACCGCAAGCGCGAGCGCATCATTCTGTGGAAGAAGTTCGCCAACTACATGATTGCCTACGGCAGAGATGAGGCTATCCCCACCGAAGACGCCGacacgggcggcgtcatgtCTCCTGGCCAAAAGGGTACGCCGGCGGAGCTGGTAACGTTCTACCAGCGgttcggcgacgtcggctgTTGGGTCTTTTGCGATGGCCATCTGCAGGTAAGCTGGACTACTCCATGATGCTCGCTCTGAATTGATGCTGACGGCTGCCAGTTTAACTTCCCTGACCACACCAAGATCGTGCTCGATGCGACGGGCACCTGGTGTCACTTCTGGCATCTCCCGCAAGAAGCAGCCGAGCAACTCGCCAGTTCGGGCACGATAGGAGCGGCCGCTCTGGATGACCGCGCCACGCTGTCGTACCCTCTGCAGACATTGCTCAACTTCCAGTCCAAGCCGTCTAccacccgcggcgggcgcacgAGTACGACTCGAAAGCGCCCCGAGATTGAGCCCGAGCTGCAGGGAATCCCCGCGGCCAATGACTTCCGCCGCAAGATTGAGTTCATCAAGAACGTGGTCAAGGAGTGGGTGTAcaacggcggcatgggcaacAGCTCCATGAGCCGCGAGACGAGACTGCGTTGGACTGGCTACCGCGAGCTCGTCAACACGACGGTTCCGCAGAAGCACGTCTGGGTGACCATCGGCTCCCGTTGGGGAGACCAGCGCCTGTCGACGTATGTCGATCCCCGCAAGCCGtgggagctcggcgaggacgtggacAGCGCGTCCAAGAAGTGATGTCGGCTATGGGTGCCTCTGGAGACGGAGGTGAGGCGTGTGCCGCCTTGGGGCTTTTTCTCGATTCTGTGACCTTTTCCCATATACCCTTCTGAAGCTCCCAGCCGGGTTCTGGCCCTAGCGAGCGGGTTCATGGCGTTGCTGATTCGTGCCTATTTATTTATTCATCTTCTTCACGGCCAAGGACGCGGGGAGAGCATGAGACGATTGAATGACCTGCCTTTTTTTCCCCTGACGCCCATGCGTGCGCCCTGGttgtgtgtgcatgtgtgtgtgttggcCTCTTTGGGTTCTGTTTTCTTGTATGTTCGGTTAATACTGCCGCCTACCGGCCTGTGCTCATAACAATGACTGGCGTTAAGACCCACGATAACTTGTTGcacgactgactgactggccgGCCCCTGTCTGTCCGACATGGCGAGATGCTCGCTCTCCACAGTGAaaactgctgctgctgctgctgccgctgctgctgctcgggcgcTCCGATCTGTTCCCTCGCAAGTTTCGGAACATCAATCGACATGGGATGCATGCATACCTACGTGCAGTATACACGCCTGCATATGAATTGCTCACCCactacacacacacacacacacacacacacacacacactacTACGTGCTCGTAGTGAGTAAGTAGCGTTGAACGGCACCGTCACGACGGTGGCATCAACGACAACAAACATTGGCAGTTCAGGCAAAGACGGGCTCCAAcatcacgcacgcacgctcgcaCCTCGTCAACGAGTCGATCGATGCATGTACTATTAGTAGCTAAAACTAGACCGCGCTGCCAACCAAACTTGGGCGAGAGCACCGCTgcgggggcgcgcgccacTGTGGGTTGGGGGGGTTGCGAAAATAAGACCAAGCCTACACAAAGAACCGACGCCGCTCCGATGATTGATGACCATGACCATGACCAGGACAGCGAAAATGACAGCGACACTGACCATCGTGCGCGGCCCAGGCGTCCCTTTGCCCCTCGTCTACCCACTCATCGACCTAGCCCGGGCAGCTTGGGGAAACCACAgccgcgagagagagaggatgAACATGTCCAAGACATGAGCAGAGCCGAGAAAGGGGACGAATTAAATACTCGGACGTGTccgtgcagcgccgcgggaCGCTTAAGACGCATGAGCCGACAAAGGTATATAACGAAGCCTGACTGGACCCATCCAAGAACCATGAAAAGccaggaagaagagcagAAAGCAGAAAGTCCAAGCTCGATGTGCGAGGATCCCAGATTACCCATTTCATGTCATGTATGTGCGTGAGTTGAAAAATAACGGGAAAAACGCAAGGCCGCATgcaccacctccacccaAACCGCCAGGGCGCCTGCGACATCAGAGAAAAACAAGAAAGGGACAAGGAACGCGATCAGGCATCCGAGTAGTACTCCTCGTTGTGGTAGTGGCCTTGGGGCATCGCCCAGCTGCTGTGACTTCCGCCGACCACGTTCTCGCGCGAGCCCCAGTAGGCGCTCTTGGACCGCTTCTCGCGCTCAAACTCGGCCCACCGCTTCATGGTGATCTTGCTGCTGTCGAACTCTCCCTCGGTCTCGTGGCCGCCCTTCTTACTATCGCCGGCCGTCTTCCGCGTGTCGCCCCACGAAAAGTCGTCAAACTTCCAGAAAGCGTACGTTGGAAGAACAAAATTCCAGACGGGGAGCGAAAGCAGGTAGATCAGCATCCAAATCACGTACGACCAGTTGTGCGCCGTGACGATGATAAGCACTCCAGGTAGACCGAGAATGAGAGCCAAGAGCACCAGCGGGATGATTTGCGGTGGCGAGTGGATAATAGACGTAATGACTTCGACGTTGTTAGAACAGCCTCAAGCGCACGCATTGCTAAAGGGGGAGTCGCTGGGATCAATACTCACCGACATAAAAGGTAAAGGCAATGGCAGCCGGCAGCACCAGAGTACCGACAAGCTCGACAAAGATGACAAACTGCATGCTGAAGCAGAATGTGCCGCACAAATCTCGGACCAGAATCAGCTCCATGAGATTGTGTATGGTCGAGTTGAtccatcggcggcgctgagACAAGAGGACCATGAACTTGTCGGGGACAGTCGTCTTGCACACGGCCTGGGGCACAAAGACCTGCTTGCGCTTGGGGAATGTCCGAAGCATGAGCGTCGTCAGATATCGATCTTCGCCCAGGAGGTACAGGTTCTTCTCGTGCAGCGTCTCGACAACGTTCTCCGAATAGTGCTCGACGATGTCCGGGTTGGCCAAGATGGGAACCCAGTAGTTTTGTCCTCCCTTGGGGGCCTTGATGCGATACATGCAGAAACAGCCGGGCAAGCACGTCACACCACCAAAGACCGACTCGAACGACTTGGCCAGGTGATGAGAGACAAAGTACTCGAAGACCTGAATGGCCGTGACCCAGCTGTCGCGCTTGTTCGCAATCTTGGTCTCGCCACAGAGGCCCATGATTTCGGGGTCCTTGACCATGGCGGACACCATATGTGTCAGGCTGTCGGGGAAAACCTTTGTGTCGGCGTCCACCATGAGCACAATCTCGTAGTAGTCGGGTGATATTCCCGTCACCTTCCACATGCCGTTGAACATCTCGTACTCGAGTTCCGTCATTCGCTCGTCGAACATGACCTTTTGCAGGAAGGACATGAGGATGATCTGACTGTCTCGCTTGCCTCGGTTGCCGGGCTTGCTCTTGCCTTCCTCCGCAGGCGTGCCACACTTGACAATGACCATCATGGGAACGCGCTGCTGACGATCGACAGGAATCTGGGACTTGGCGCCGTAGTCGTAGAAGCCGCAGTACACCTTTGCCATGTTGTGCCGCTTTGAACCACTCGCAACGGCCACATAAGAAAAGGGCTGCACAAGCTCAGGCGGGGTCGAATGATCCTTGAGCATGCTCAAGCAGGCGTCAGGGGTCgagacggcctcgcccttgcccttgataATACCATCacagatgacgacgatgcacTTGTGGCTGTTGGGGTAGTCAGTCATCGCAATCGAGTCGAGAGTGGTTCGGATGCCCTCTGCGCCTTCGGAGTACGCCGTGACCAAACACATAGTATGGGCCAGAGGGAAACCAAAGGGCATCCAGTCAGAGGGAGGCTGGGGGACCACGGCATCATGAATGAAGCCGGCGGGGCCCGGGCCGTCGGACACGCTGCCGGTAGCGTAGGGGTCTGACCGGAGGAAGCTCGCTCGACTGTCGTTACCTTGCTTGTAGATGGAGTTGGGATTCAGCATGGATGAACCGGGCGTTCCCTGACTGGCCATTGTCGTGGGCACGCGACGTTGCCCGGGCGAGCGCTCCGCGC belongs to Purpureocillium takamizusanense chromosome 1, complete sequence and includes:
- the CDC5 gene encoding Polo kinase (COG:D~EggNog:ENOG503NWUA); the encoded protein is MAHRLAAARAGADLEALSPRDANAQRVPKVAEAKTKTAAQLRAQKDKEHPPPPPPEITEPSSNDRPNGAVYHVGKLLGKGGFAVCYSGQLAATKQKYALKIVKSRMPPKMEQKFQTELQIHSKMRHKNVVQFLRAFSFDNCTYLVLELCNNGTLMDMVKRRKGLTEPEVRFYSVQVAGAIKYMHGKGIIHRDLKMGNIFLDAQMNAKIGDFGLAALLVTGRDMQTIRRTTLCGTPNYIAPEILEKGKKGHDHMVDIWSLGIIMFAMLTSKPPFQSSTTDEIYRRARERDYEWPTAESSQKIISHDAKDLVATMLQDADMRPDPDVIVQHPFFISGYMPTESDMSLRLREVPPEREEFYATRMSTSMQAQSYRNLKNMCRECCVGPWTPVQVIHTQVWKEMAAEEKAGMTPMIPLAENLVYRPFDDWLREQQQRRAKSSSSIMSYSSQSASSSDDQLASTSRPPTGLLRQPPQSFAAQQRAQSRPAASTVAKSNPPVDPMLSASQSMRTRSRQDVMRDMASREAPEATGTMKSMRGSTRPQLPATRSAPSLQVAERAATLTSERPSLHTRQKSDSIRTASLFGPTERPQEVSGTQPDVILDRLKRLQTELERALNARTMAIVSSKTVTPPHPHVVVKWVDYTNKFGLGYILNDGSVGCILRDIPTTEGSKTAILPPAGVFIRGAEKHILRRQDETYLDRNQPIPMNQSIKFFENNGESGLAEVSVSPEHFRVAINEDGTAGKMNPGKDIFQHRKRERIILWKKFANYMIAYGRDEAIPTEDADTGGVMSPGQKGTPAELVTFYQRFGDVGCWVFCDGHLQFNFPDHTKIVLDATGTWCHFWHLPQEAAEQLASSGTIGAAALDDRATLSYPLQTLLNFQSKPSTTRGGRTSTTRKRPEIEPELQGIPAANDFRRKIEFIKNVVKEWVYNGGMGNSSMSRETRLRWTGYRELVNTTVPQKHVWVTIGSRWGDQRLSTYVDPRKPWELGEDVDSASKK
- the CHS3_1 gene encoding Chitin synthase (TransMembrane:7 (o211-229i249-269o510-537i1041-1064o1070-1088i1095-1115o1121-1144i)~COG:M~CAZy:GT2_Chitin_synth~EggNog:ENOG503NTYK), which translates into the protein MSLPERPGGSPIYDRTYRNSPSRRSRPADVEAGSYHSVPRQGHHERGISASSFADTISNPNANTESLPLSPTDPHGPPRQNSSDLPSRKRSLIRPERNRIGKDHRNYHYHKHAANMDVLPSSTGNDPILENIDGSTERSGGSQANGSFSEASARGARSRKVSSGEKEKADARVRTRPGRTKSGKIVKESKPVREARKKKQKVAEDQLRPPSFWNVYCAIVTFWCPDFILKCCGKPTKAQRRAWREKMGLISIILFIMAIVGFLTFGFTATVCSAPPLRLQVNDVGLGYMIFHGVAYDLSNSHHPPAEGIPLRGDGLGANVLFDLPEKHGGQDGSFLFQNVNGHCKDLITLAPGSDVPTNAQGELAWYFPCTTFNQDGSTKPNTTTDYYLGYGCHTTLNSRNAFYLDLSGAADVYFSWDDVKNSSRNLIVYSGNVLDLDLLNWFNESQVLVPDRFKEIRDTNSAVNKAIRGRDVTRMFQSSDDKKYLQCFDEIIKVGSIDTETVGCIASKVVLYCALILILSVVLSRFVLALVFQWFISRHYAASKTSQSSDRRKRNRQIEDWSEDIYRAPARLPGDLGSTVVGSDRMSKRGSSFLPTTSRFSAVYGAERSPGQRRVPTTMASQGTPGSSMLNPNSIYKQGNDSRASFLRSDPYATGSVSDGPGPAGFIHDAVVPQPPSDWMPFGFPLAHTMCLVTAYSEGAEGIRTTLDSIAMTDYPNSHKCIVVICDGIIKGKGEAVSTPDACLSMLKDHSTPPELVQPFSYVAVASGSKRHNMAKVYCGFYDYGAKSQIPVDRQQRVPMMVIVKCGTPAEEGKSKPGNRGKRDSQIILMSFLQKVMFDERMTELEYEMFNGMWKVTGISPDYYEIVLMVDADTKVFPDSLTHMVSAMVKDPEIMGLCGETKIANKRDSWVTAIQVFEYFVSHHLAKSFESVFGGVTCLPGCFCMYRIKAPKGGQNYWVPILANPDIVEHYSENVVETLHEKNLYLLGEDRYLTTLMLRTFPKRKQVFVPQAVCKTTVPDKFMVLLSQRRRWINSTIHNLMELILVRDLCGTFCFSMQFVIFVELVGTLVLPAAIAFTFYVVITSIIHSPPQIIPLVLLALILGLPGVLIIVTAHNWSYVIWMLIYLLSLPVWNFVLPTYAFWKFDDFSWGDTRKTAGDSKKGGHETEGEFDSSKITMKRWAEFEREKRSKSAYWGSRENVVGGSHSSWAMPQGHYHNEEYYSDA